One Scytonema millei VB511283 genomic window carries:
- a CDS encoding SGNH/GDSL hydrolase family protein, with protein sequence MIEVLVGAIILYSTFEQSPTSEGWITRGSGANWVIGGTSGTRSIRVQHPGPTNYTFDDAWSSPLLNTNPLQWYRLSFNSKAPGTTNNPGSVGYGYWSATFYDKQTGNQLPDATFSSVFQSNNWVHNEFRFRTKATVGANGKLLPVQMRINFHSLGSQPLFIDDITVQSTTSQEVAQWADGMYNSFPAKLNYVPKASRWQRIPLTMQKLRNGQNLRIVMLGDSIQNDTATAPIDVFLEREYPGSKVEIIPSVIGGTGVQYYKTCVQDCILKYKPDLLIIGGISNGNNMSDFQSVVNQVRASDRVTNHKTEILLLTKEWSPNNYPNPIDYQLHPTIKELDQNPTNNTTIPNNYRGNLLWFAYANNLEYLDMTGIQSEFIYGPATTAGLGSPDANGNPYSIWMRDNYHLNDYGKQILGRILEAYFSL encoded by the coding sequence ATGATTGAAGTATTAGTAGGAGCAATAATTCTCTATTCTACTTTTGAACAAAGTCCGACTTCTGAAGGCTGGATAACTCGTGGTTCTGGTGCTAATTGGGTGATTGGGGGTACATCTGGTACTCGCTCCATTCGAGTTCAGCATCCTGGTCCTACAAACTATACATTTGATGATGCATGGTCGAGTCCTTTACTAAATACTAATCCCCTGCAATGGTATCGGCTCTCGTTCAACAGTAAAGCTCCTGGAACGACTAATAACCCCGGAAGTGTCGGTTATGGATATTGGTCGGCGACATTCTATGACAAGCAAACTGGCAACCAATTACCAGATGCTACATTCTCTAGTGTTTTTCAGTCGAATAATTGGGTGCATAATGAATTTCGTTTCCGTACCAAAGCTACTGTTGGAGCGAACGGGAAGCTACTACCAGTTCAAATGAGAATTAATTTTCACTCGCTCGGTTCGCAGCCTCTTTTTATTGATGATATTACCGTGCAGTCAACAACTTCTCAAGAAGTAGCACAATGGGCTGACGGAATGTATAATAGCTTTCCTGCCAAACTGAATTATGTTCCCAAAGCCAGCCGATGGCAACGTATTCCGCTCACGATGCAAAAGTTACGGAATGGGCAAAATCTCCGCATCGTTATGCTCGGAGACAGCATTCAGAATGATACAGCAACAGCACCTATCGATGTCTTTTTAGAACGCGAGTATCCTGGTAGTAAAGTTGAAATTATCCCCTCTGTAATAGGTGGTACGGGGGTTCAGTACTATAAAACTTGCGTGCAGGATTGCATACTGAAATATAAGCCAGATCTGCTGATAATTGGAGGAATCAGCAATGGCAATAACATGAGTGATTTCCAAAGCGTGGTTAATCAAGTGAGAGCTAGCGATCGCGTCACTAACCACAAAACCGAGATCTTGTTATTGACGAAGGAATGGAGTCCTAACAACTATCCTAACCCAATTGACTATCAACTGCATCCAACTATTAAGGAACTCGATCAAAATCCGACAAATAATACGACAATTCCTAACAATTATCGTGGTAACTTATTGTGGTTTGCTTATGCAAATAATCTAGAATACTTGGACATGACAGGAATTCAAAGTGAGTTTATCTATGGACCGGCTACCACTGCTGGTCTCGGTTCACCAGACGCTAACGGTAATCCATATAGCATTTGGATGCGCGATAATTACCACTTAAATGATTATGGAAAACAAATACTAGGAAGGATATTGGAGGCATACTTCAGTTTATAA
- a CDS encoding APC family permease translates to MKVNDVVETDSLKRVFGLPTLVVYGVGDILGAGIYAVVGKIAGLSGTLVWASFLTAMVVAAFTALSYAELGSRFPQSGGVACFVHRAFRIDWLSILVGWLMFCTCLVSMATLSKAFAGYLNAFAPAIPDWLIILALFSVLAYVNFRGMKESSALNIFCTSVEVSGLLIVILVSTLFLSGGGTVNPAAVPNEPAIGWTAVIQGAALAFYAFIGFEDIVNVAEEVKNPERNVPRAILLALAIAGVVYILVSWLAIQVLNPSELAASSAPLLDVVRRAQPNFPQVIFTIIALFAVLNTALLNFVTASRLLFGMSREGLLPAWLGKLHRRRATPYRTLLVILPIAIFLALSGTLQFLAGTTATLILAMFCLVNLSLLSIKRREPETSGFRVPYIIPAIALLFDLVLVAFASPSSHILALIFAGIGMLLILIQKAFRKGHIPST, encoded by the coding sequence ATGAAAGTAAATGATGTAGTAGAAACAGATTCGCTCAAGCGAGTGTTTGGATTGCCAACTCTAGTTGTCTATGGAGTAGGTGACATTCTGGGTGCGGGAATTTACGCGGTAGTCGGAAAAATTGCCGGACTTTCCGGTACTTTGGTTTGGGCTTCGTTCTTGACGGCTATGGTTGTCGCGGCATTCACGGCTTTAAGTTACGCCGAACTGGGCAGTCGATTTCCCCAAAGTGGTGGAGTCGCCTGTTTTGTCCACAGGGCATTTCGCATTGACTGGCTCTCAATCTTAGTTGGCTGGTTAATGTTTTGTACCTGCTTAGTCTCGATGGCAACGCTCTCGAAAGCGTTTGCTGGCTATCTCAATGCTTTTGCACCAGCTATTCCAGATTGGCTGATTATCCTAGCGCTTTTTTCCGTGCTGGCATATGTCAATTTCAGAGGCATGAAGGAATCCTCGGCGCTGAATATCTTTTGTACGTCTGTCGAGGTTTCGGGTCTATTAATTGTAATTTTGGTTTCAACCTTGTTTTTGAGCGGTGGTGGCACGGTTAATCCTGCTGCTGTTCCCAACGAGCCAGCAATCGGTTGGACGGCAGTGATTCAGGGAGCAGCACTGGCTTTCTATGCCTTCATTGGATTTGAGGATATTGTCAATGTGGCAGAGGAAGTCAAAAATCCCGAACGCAACGTGCCAAGAGCAATCTTACTTGCTTTGGCGATCGCAGGTGTCGTCTATATACTCGTCTCCTGGCTGGCGATTCAGGTACTCAATCCCTCAGAACTTGCTGCTTCCAGCGCTCCGCTATTGGATGTGGTGCGTCGAGCGCAGCCCAATTTTCCCCAAGTGATTTTTACCATCATTGCTCTATTTGCCGTACTCAATACGGCGCTGCTCAATTTTGTCACGGCATCGCGGCTGTTGTTTGGGATGTCGCGTGAAGGATTGCTACCAGCTTGGTTAGGAAAATTACATCGACGCAGAGCCACGCCTTATCGAACGCTGTTGGTCATTTTACCCATTGCCATTTTTCTGGCGCTCTCCGGGACACTGCAATTTTTAGCAGGAACCACTGCCACCTTGATTCTGGCAATGTTTTGTCTTGTCAACCTCTCGCTGCTATCGATCAAACGTCGAGAACCTGAAACTAGCGGGTTTCGGGTTCCCTATATAATTCCGGCGATCGCATTACTGTTCGATCTCGTTTTGGTTGCCTTTGCTTCTCCCTCCAGTCACATTTTGGCGTTGATATTTGCAGGAATTGGAATGCTCCTAATTCTGATCCAAAAGGCTTTCAGAAAAGGACACATACCAAGCACTTAG
- a CDS encoding type II toxin-antitoxin system Phd/YefM family antitoxin: MEEAMDAVSTSEARTNLFSLVDRVSETHKPILITGKRNNAVLISQEDWNSIQETMYLLSIPGMKESIKDGMATPVEECISWEDLRRELADSIDEASS, from the coding sequence ATGGAAGAAGCAATGGATGCTGTTTCTACATCTGAGGCTCGCACCAACTTGTTTAGTCTCGTAGATCGAGTATCGGAAACTCACAAACCAATTTTGATTACAGGCAAGCGTAACAACGCCGTTCTCATCTCTCAGGAAGACTGGAACTCTATCCAAGAAACTATGTACTTGCTGTCAATACCTGGAATGAAGGAGTCAATTAAAGACGGGATGGCAACTCCAGTCGAGGAATGTATATCTTGGGAGGATCTCAGGCGTGAGCTGGCAGATTCGATTGACGAAGCAAGCAGCTAA
- a CDS encoding Txe/YoeB family addiction module toxin: MSWQIRLTKQAAKDAVKLRSAGLFDKMEQLLDILADNPFTNPPPYEKLSGDLEGAYSRRINIKHRLVYEVIKEAKTVKILRMWSHYE, from the coding sequence GTGAGCTGGCAGATTCGATTGACGAAGCAAGCAGCTAAGGATGCAGTCAAATTACGCTCTGCTGGGCTTTTTGATAAAATGGAGCAACTCTTAGATATTTTAGCTGACAATCCTTTTACCAACCCTCCCCCATATGAGAAGTTGAGCGGCGATCTGGAAGGAGCTTATTCTCGTCGTATCAACATCAAACACCGATTAGTGTACGAAGTCATCAAAGAAGCGAAAACAGTCAAGATCTTGAGGATGTGGTCGCATTATGAATAA
- the psb28 gene encoding photosystem II reaction center protein Psb28, which translates to MTSVAAIYFFEGIPEELSNVSLRRDRRSGVRSVLLRFEQLKSLERFNSFTKKFNNFVRLVDEEGEIQVTPDSTKFIFGGMDGDEFQRLDCTFAIEQEDHWERFMRFMNRYAEANGMAFSESNK; encoded by the coding sequence ATGACTTCTGTAGCTGCAATTTATTTTTTTGAAGGAATTCCCGAAGAACTGAGTAACGTCAGCTTGCGCCGCGATCGCCGTTCGGGAGTTCGTTCGGTTTTACTGCGTTTTGAGCAACTCAAATCTTTGGAAAGATTCAATAGTTTTACCAAAAAATTCAATAACTTCGTGCGTTTGGTCGATGAAGAAGGTGAAATTCAAGTCACGCCTGACTCGACAAAATTCATTTTTGGTGGCATGGATGGAGATGAATTTCAACGCCTAGATTGTACGTTTGCGATCGAGCAAGAAGACCACTGGGAGAGATTTATGCGGTTTATGAATCGCTATGCTGAGGCTAATGGTATGGCTTTCAGCGAATCAAATAAATAG
- the thyD gene encoding thylakoid membrane protein ThyD, which produces MKVAITGATGFVGSRLVERLKSDGHQVVVFSRNVNKAENVFPKSTFPNVEIIAYTPTESGAWQDAIASCDGVVNLTGEPIGEGRWTPQRKQEILNSRKLGTQKVVEAIAKANPKPSVLVNTSAIGYYGTSETTTFDESSPAGNDFLAQVCQEWEAEAQKVKESGTRLVILRFGIVLGMGGAIAKMITPFKLFAGGPIGSGRQWFSWIHRDDLVNLIIEALTKPEMEGVFNATAPNPVRMSELAQAMGEVMQRPSWLPVPNFAIEALLGEGAIVVLEGQQVLPKRTQASGFNYQYASVKEALKTIV; this is translated from the coding sequence ATGAAAGTAGCAATTACTGGAGCCACTGGATTTGTTGGTAGTCGTTTAGTCGAACGACTCAAATCGGACGGTCATCAAGTTGTCGTTTTTAGTCGCAACGTCAATAAGGCAGAAAACGTATTTCCTAAGTCTACTTTTCCAAATGTAGAAATTATTGCCTATACACCAACAGAATCGGGTGCGTGGCAAGATGCGATCGCCAGTTGTGATGGTGTAGTCAACTTAACCGGAGAACCAATTGGCGAAGGACGTTGGACACCCCAACGCAAACAAGAAATTCTCAATAGTCGCAAATTGGGGACGCAAAAAGTTGTCGAGGCGATCGCCAAAGCAAATCCCAAACCCAGCGTGTTAGTCAATACTTCTGCGATTGGTTATTACGGTACGAGTGAAACTACGACATTTGATGAATCCAGTCCTGCTGGTAACGATTTCCTTGCCCAAGTCTGCCAAGAGTGGGAAGCAGAGGCGCAGAAAGTCAAGGAATCGGGGACGCGGTTAGTCATTTTGCGCTTTGGAATTGTCTTGGGAATGGGAGGTGCGATCGCCAAAATGATTACTCCCTTCAAACTTTTTGCTGGTGGTCCCATCGGGAGCGGTCGCCAGTGGTTTTCATGGATTCATCGCGATGACTTGGTAAACTTAATTATCGAAGCATTGACAAAACCGGAAATGGAAGGAGTCTTCAATGCCACTGCTCCTAATCCGGTGCGGATGTCAGAGTTAGCCCAAGCAATGGGAGAAGTGATGCAGCGTCCCTCCTGGTTGCCCGTCCCCAACTTTGCGATCGAGGCATTATTAGGAGAAGGTGCGATCGTGGTTTTAGAAGGGCAGCAAGTTTTACCCAAACGCACTCAAGCATCGGGCTTCAATTATCAATATGCCAGCGTCAAAGAAGCATTAAAAACAATTGTATAG
- a CDS encoding ABC transporter substrate-binding protein has product MFRKVWLFLLLFVVGAIAFTGCMTARQLEPGVVTITLSGWSNLNEKQLLQKVLRDFEAKHPRIKVKYDAIADEYMDVMKTRLIGETAADVFYLEAFAAPEIMLPGVLEPLNSYISEKFDLADFYPQFLQVFQKEQIIYGLPKDYSTLTLFYNKKAFESVGLSQPPQTWEQLREYAEKLTVDRDRNGRIDRYGFALVPELARQVFIIEAFGGKLIDANGNVTFAEPESLKGLQLLVDLYRLDKSAAQPSDVGTNSAGEMFGQEKVAMAIDGPWLIPYLKETFPQLEYATAEVPTINQKKGTMAYTVAYVMNQKSKYKTAAWELISYLTGQEGMQAWTRQGSVFPTRKSVTDALQYDRHSLYSPFIAGAEYATIWQLNEDLPIILNNFNNQFVSAIIGQQSLASAMKRAQQTANQEIALSK; this is encoded by the coding sequence GTGTTTAGAAAAGTCTGGTTATTTTTGCTTCTATTCGTAGTTGGAGCGATCGCTTTTACTGGTTGCATGACGGCTAGACAGCTAGAACCTGGAGTTGTCACCATCACTCTTAGCGGTTGGAGTAATCTCAATGAAAAACAACTGCTGCAAAAGGTTTTGAGAGATTTTGAAGCCAAACATCCACGCATCAAAGTGAAATATGATGCGATCGCTGATGAATATATGGATGTGATGAAGACTAGATTGATTGGCGAAACAGCCGCAGATGTATTTTATTTAGAAGCTTTTGCTGCTCCCGAAATTATGCTGCCTGGGGTATTAGAGCCGCTAAATAGTTATATTTCTGAAAAGTTCGATTTAGCAGATTTTTATCCTCAATTTCTTCAGGTATTTCAAAAAGAACAAATAATCTACGGTTTACCTAAAGATTATTCTACTCTTACCCTATTTTATAATAAAAAAGCTTTTGAGTCTGTAGGTCTATCTCAACCACCTCAAACTTGGGAGCAATTGCGAGAATATGCTGAAAAATTAACAGTCGATCGCGATCGGAATGGCAGAATCGATCGATATGGTTTTGCTTTAGTTCCAGAACTTGCCCGTCAAGTTTTTATTATCGAAGCCTTTGGAGGAAAGTTAATCGACGCGAATGGAAATGTTACATTTGCCGAGCCAGAGAGTTTAAAAGGGCTACAATTACTAGTAGATTTATATCGTTTAGATAAATCGGCAGCTCAACCTTCTGATGTTGGTACAAATTCAGCAGGTGAAATGTTTGGTCAAGAAAAGGTCGCAATGGCGATCGATGGTCCTTGGTTAATTCCTTATTTGAAAGAGACCTTTCCTCAGCTTGAATATGCCACTGCTGAAGTCCCAACTATTAACCAGAAAAAAGGCACGATGGCTTATACAGTTGCTTATGTAATGAATCAAAAATCGAAATATAAAACAGCAGCATGGGAATTAATCTCTTACTTAACTGGACAAGAGGGAATGCAAGCCTGGACGAGACAAGGTTCTGTATTTCCTACCCGTAAATCTGTAACCGATGCCCTACAATACGATCGCCATTCTCTTTATTCACCTTTTATTGCCGGAGCTGAATATGCTACTATTTGGCAGTTGAATGAAGATTTACCGATTATTCTCAATAATTTTAACAATCAATTTGTTAGTGCCATAATCGGTCAGCAAAGTTTAGCATCAGCAATGAAAAGAGCGCAGCAAACCGCTAATCAAGAAATAGCTTTATCAAAGTAA